The DNA segment CCAGAGATTTATAGCCGCTTTACCACCAACTACTCGTAGCATTGCTGTTTTAGACCGTACCAAAGAACCAGGCGCATCGGGTGAGCCGTTGTATTTGGATGTGGTGGCGGCTTTGTATGAGGCAGGGGAGCAGTTACCTAAAGTTGTTGGTGGTCGTTATGGGTTGTCTTCCAAAGAATTTACGCCGGGGATGGTTAAGGCGGTGTTTGATAATTTGGCAGCTACTATACCCAAAAATCATTTCACAATTGGGATTAATGATGATGTTAGCCACACCAGTTTAGATTATGACCCTGACTTTAATATTGAGCCAGACAATATAGTTAGAGCTATTTTCTACGGTTTGGGTGCTGATGGAACCGTAGGAGCGAATAAAAATTCCATCAAGATTATTGGTGAAGAGACAAATAATTACGCTCAAGGTTACTTTGTTTACGACTCGAAAAAATCGGGTTCGGTGACGGTTTCTCACCTGCGTTTCGGTTCTCAACCCATCCGTTCTACATATCTGATTATCCAAGCCAGCTTTGTTGCTTGTCATCAATGGGACTTTTTAGAAAAATTCCCCATCCTCAAAGATATTGTCCAGGGGGGTACTCTTTTATTAAATTCTCCCTATGATCAAGATGAAGTGTGGGAACGCCTACCGGGTAAAATTCAGGCACAAATTCAACAGAAGCAACTCAAGGTTTATGTAATCAACGCTTATAAAGTCGCCCGTGAAGCGGGGATGGCTGGAAGAATTAATACGGTGATGCAGGTTTGTTTCTTTGCTCTATCTAATGTACTACCAAGGGAAGAAGCTATAGCCGAAATTAAAAAATCTATCCGCAAGACTTACGGCAAAAAAGGTGACCAAATCGTCCAAATGAATATCAAAGCCGTTGATACCACCTTAGATAATTTGTATGAGTTAGTTACTAGAGAAGATTCTTCCCCATCCCCAATACCCAATTACCAATACCCAATCCCCTATTTCCTGGCTAAAATCATTGCCCGTGAAGGGGATGAATTACCTGTGAGTGCATTACCCAACGATGGCACATATCCCACGGGAACAGCGAAATGGGAAAAACGCAACATCGCGCAAGAAATCCCGGTTTGGGATACAGATGTTTGCATTCAGTGCGGTAAGTGTGTGATGGTGTGTCCTCATAGTGTGATTCGCAGTAAGGTTTATGAACCAGAACAATTAGAGAATGCACCGTCAACCTTTAAGAGTGCCAATGCGAAGGATCATGATTGGCATGGGTTAAAATTTACCATTCAGGTTGCAGCAGAAGATTGTACAGGCTGCGGTATTTGCGTTGATGTTTGTCCGGCAAAGAATAAGGCGCAACCACGCAATAAAGCGATTAATATGCAGCCGCAGTTACCGTTACGCCAAGCCGAACGGGAAAACTGGGATTTCTTCTTGAGTATTCCCAACCCCGATAGGCGGGAACTGAAGCTGACCCACATTAATCAACAACAGATGCAGGAACCATTATTTGAATTTTCTGGGGCTTGCGCTGGTTGTGGAGAAACACCCTATATTAAATTAGCAACACAGTTGTTCGGCGATCGCATGATTGTTGCTAACGCTACCGGTTGTTCTTCTATCTATGGCGGTAATTTACCTACCACACCTTGGACACAAAACGCCCAAGGACGAGGCCCGGCCTGGTCTAATAGTTTATTTGAAGATAATGCCGAATTTGGTTTGGGTTTCCGGGTATCTATAGATAAACAAGCAGAAATCGCCGCCCAATTACTCCAAGAACTGGCGACGGTGGTAGGTAGGGAATTGGTCGATGATATCTTGAATCATCAGCAAAACAATGAAGCTGAGATTTGGGAACAACGCGATCGCATTTCTATACTCAAGCAAAAGTTACAAGCCATTGTCAACCCAGAATTGACAAGCAAAGCCCAACTGCTTCTGAGTCTGGCTGATTACTTAGTGAAAAAGAGCGTCTGGATTATTGGTGGTGACGGTTGGGCTTATGATATCGGCTATGGGGGATTAGATCACGTTTTAGCCAGTGGACGCAACGTAAATATTCTCGTCCTCGACACAGAAGTCTATTCCAATACCGGCGGACAAATGTCGAAAGCCACACCCAAAGGTGCTGTAGCTAAGTTTGCCTCTGGCGGTAAACCTGCTGCGAAAAAAGACTTAGGCTTGATGGCAATGACTTACGGTAATGTTTATGTTGCCAGTGTGGCGATGGGTGCAAAGGATGAACACACCCTAAAAGCATTTTTAGAAGCAGAGGCTTATCCTGGGCCTTCGTTAATTATTGCTTACAGCCATTGTATTGCTCACGGTATTAACTTGAGTACCGCAATGCAAAATCAAAAAGCTGCCGTTGATTCTGGCAGATGGTTACTGTATCGGTATCACCCGGATTTAGTTAAGCAAGGCAAAAATCCCCTGCAACTTGACTCCCGCACACCAACGCTACCTCTGGAAGAGTCTATGTATTTAGAAAACCGCTTCAAGATGTTGACCAAAATTAACCCTGAAGTGGCAAAAGAGTTACTCAAAGAAGCGCAAACGGATGTAAATATACGGTGGCAGATGTATCAATATTTGGCTGCGAGAGAGGTTAAACAGGGATAAGGAACTTCTAGATAAAAAATATCCAAAATGTAGGGTGCGTCAGTGCAATAGAGCCTAAATATACTCAGAAATTATTCATACTGACGCACCCTACCAAACCTGTTGACTGTTGACTATATTTAAAAGTTTTTCAGGAAAATACTCATGGATTTAACTACTAATTATCTAGGATTACGATTGCGATCGCCACTTGTCCCGTCAGCGTCTCCCATGTCTGGAGAAATAGACAATATTCTCTGGATGGAAGATGCAGGCGCAGCAGCAGTGGTTCTACCCTCGTTGTTTGAAGAACAGTTGAGTTTAGAAAGTTATGAGTTACATCATCACTTAACTTATGGAACCGAGAGTTTCCCTGAGTCCTTAACATATTTCCCTGAACACCAAGATTTTCGCCTGGGGTCAGAAGAATACTTAAACCTGATTCAAAAAACTAAGGAAAAGGTAAAAATCCCCATCATTGCCAGTTTGAATGGTTCTTCACTAGATGGCTGGACTGAATACGCCAGAATGATTGAGCAAGCAGGTGCAGCAGCCTTGGAGTTAAATACTTATTCTGTTCATACCGATCCTGAATTAACTAGCGAACAAATAGAGCAGAGTTATATCAATATGCTCAAAGTTGTCAAAGCATCTGTACAGATTCCCGTAGCAATTAAACTGAGTCCATATTTTACCAATATGGCAAACATGGCCAAGCGTTTAGATGATGCTGGGGCTGATGCTTTGGTGCTATTTAACCGTTTTTACCAACCAGATATTAATTTAGAAACCTTAGAAGTACAGCCTCATGTACTGTTAAGCACCCCTCAAGCAATGCGCTTACCTCTGCGTTGGATTGCCATTCTTTATGGTCACATCAATGCTCACCTCGCTGCTACCAGTGGCATTCACAACGGGCATGATGTCTTAAAAATGCTCATGGCGGGAGCCAATATTACGATGTTGTGTTCTGTCTTATTGCGACATGGCATAGACCATATCAGGTGTATCGAACAGGAAATGAGCCAATGGATGGAAAAACATGAATACGAATCTGTGCAGCAACTCCAAGGAAGCATGAGCCAAAAACACTGCCCCAACCCCAGCGCCTTTGAACGCGCTCAATATATGCGGGCGCTGCAAACCTATCAACCAGACTGGGGGCGGGTTTACGAGCCTTCCCATTATCACGGGTAATACAAATTCAAAATTCAAAATTCAAAATTCGTCTTGAAAAGTTTCCTACGGCGGGAAACCCGCCTACAGAACTTTTCGCAAAATTCAAAATTCAAAATACCCTACGGGTACTCTTCGAGAGGCTAAAGCCAACACAGTAGCGTCTCGGAAGAGAAGCAAGCTACAAAATTCACTCATAGCCTACGGCTTCTTTATCGTCAATTCAAGGGTTTAAGACCCCTATGTCTACACGTAGTATCAGTAGAGTTGGGGTTTAAATCCCCAACTCTAACTGTCTTTAATTTTGAATTTTGAATTTTGAATTTTGAATTTTGAATTTTGAATTTTGAATTTTGAATTGTTAAGAGAGGCTAACGCCAAAACTAATATGCGTAAACGAATTGGTATCCTCACCAGTGGCGGCGACTGTCCAGGGCTTAACTGCGTAATTCGCGCAGTTGTTAGCCATGCAACGCTTACTTATGATTGGGAGGTATTGGGTATACCTTATGCCACTCAGGGTTTACGGGAGCGTCAAGCGATCGCTCTCAATATGCACGGTTGGGATTTGCGCGGTATCGATCCTCTGCTGAATATGGGTGGTACGATTTTAGGCACAATTAATAAGGGTGATACCTTAGCCCATGTGGATGAAATGCTTGCCAGTTATCAGGCTTTGGCTTTGGATGCTTTGATTGTCATTGGCGGTGATGGTAGTCTGGGTATCCTCCATGAACTGGCTAGCCGAGGTAATTGGAATTTAGTGGCGATTCCCAAAACTATAGATAATGATGTGGCTTTGACAGAACGCGCCGTGGGTTTTGATACGGCGGTGAATACAATTGTTGATGCCCTCAATCGCTTGACTTTTACGGCTGCAAGTCACGATCGCGTGATGATTGTCGAAGTTATGGGGCGCAGCGCCGGACATCTAGCCCTACACGCGGGTATTGCTGGCGGTGCAGATGTAATTTTAATCCCCGAAATTTCATACACAATTAGCGGTTTATGTCAACATATAGCTGAATTGCGCGATCGCTGGCAACGCAAATTTGCGATCGTTGTTGTTGCCGAAGGTGCGAAACTATGTCTGGAAGATGTGCAAGAAAATATTGCCTCTTCTTGTGCGCCTTCTAAATGCGGTCGCGGTCAATATATTGCGGATCAAATTGCTCAATGTAGTAAAAATCTCATCGATACCAGAGTTTCTGTATTGGGACACATTCAGCGTGGCGGTATCCCATCAGCTTTAGACCGTTTAACAGCAACAGTTTTTGGGAAAACAGCCGTTGATTTAATAGCTCAAGGTAAATTTGGGCAGATGGTAGCTTGGCAAAATGGCGAAGCTATCCCAGTACCCATTCAGGACGTTGTCGCTCAAAGTCCTTTACACGTAAATCCCCAAGGTTCTTTGGTACAGAGCGCTCGTTGTTTGGGTATTTATGTAGGAGAAAAAACATAATTCTTCCCCCCATTTACTCTAACCGCAACTTCTAAGTACGTGATGTAGGCTATTTAATAATTCCTTGGCTGTAAAAGGTTTAGGTAAAACTTGCTGCACACCGATCATGGCTGCTTGTGCCACTGTTTCCGTAGAATTGATCCCACTACTAGCAATAACTTGTACCTTTGAGTTCATTTTTTTCAAGGTGCGAATGGCTGTGATACCGTCCATTTCTGGCATCATCATATCCATGAGAACAGCACTAATACGATGTTTGTGTTGGGCATAAAGTGCGATCGCCTCAATACCATTACAGGCAGTCAG comes from the Nostoc sp. PCC 7120 = FACHB-418 genome and includes:
- the nifJ gene encoding pyruvate:ferredoxin (flavodoxin) oxidoreductase, with protein sequence MKNRTFATIDGNEAVAQVVYQINEVIAIYPITPSSPMAEWADAWASEGKPNIWGTVPTVVQMQSEGGVAGAVHGALQTGSLTTTFTASQGLLLMIPNMYKIAGELTPTVFHIAARSLAAQALSIFGDHSDVMATRGTGFAMLCAASVQEAHDFALISTRTTLESRIPFLHFFDGFRTSHEINKIELLTTENLQTFIPNELVIAHRSRALTPDKPVLRGTAQNPDVYFQARETVNPYYLACPDITQKVMDEFAQMTGRQYQLFEYHGDSTAERVIVLMGSGCETVHETVDYLNTLGEKVGVIKVRLYHPFDSQRFIAALPPTTRSIAVLDRTKEPGASGEPLYLDVVAALYEAGEQLPKVVGGRYGLSSKEFTPGMVKAVFDNLAATIPKNHFTIGINDDVSHTSLDYDPDFNIEPDNIVRAIFYGLGADGTVGANKNSIKIIGEETNNYAQGYFVYDSKKSGSVTVSHLRFGSQPIRSTYLIIQASFVACHQWDFLEKFPILKDIVQGGTLLLNSPYDQDEVWERLPGKIQAQIQQKQLKVYVINAYKVAREAGMAGRINTVMQVCFFALSNVLPREEAIAEIKKSIRKTYGKKGDQIVQMNIKAVDTTLDNLYELVTREDSSPSPIPNYQYPIPYFLAKIIAREGDELPVSALPNDGTYPTGTAKWEKRNIAQEIPVWDTDVCIQCGKCVMVCPHSVIRSKVYEPEQLENAPSTFKSANAKDHDWHGLKFTIQVAAEDCTGCGICVDVCPAKNKAQPRNKAINMQPQLPLRQAERENWDFFLSIPNPDRRELKLTHINQQQMQEPLFEFSGACAGCGETPYIKLATQLFGDRMIVANATGCSSIYGGNLPTTPWTQNAQGRGPAWSNSLFEDNAEFGLGFRVSIDKQAEIAAQLLQELATVVGRELVDDILNHQQNNEAEIWEQRDRISILKQKLQAIVNPELTSKAQLLLSLADYLVKKSVWIIGGDGWAYDIGYGGLDHVLASGRNVNILVLDTEVYSNTGGQMSKATPKGAVAKFASGGKPAAKKDLGLMAMTYGNVYVASVAMGAKDEHTLKAFLEAEAYPGPSLIIAYSHCIAHGINLSTAMQNQKAAVDSGRWLLYRYHPDLVKQGKNPLQLDSRTPTLPLEESMYLENRFKMLTKINPEVAKELLKEAQTDVNIRWQMYQYLAAREVKQG
- a CDS encoding dihydroorotate dehydrogenase-like protein, whose product is MDLTTNYLGLRLRSPLVPSASPMSGEIDNILWMEDAGAAAVVLPSLFEEQLSLESYELHHHLTYGTESFPESLTYFPEHQDFRLGSEEYLNLIQKTKEKVKIPIIASLNGSSLDGWTEYARMIEQAGAAALELNTYSVHTDPELTSEQIEQSYINMLKVVKASVQIPVAIKLSPYFTNMANMAKRLDDAGADALVLFNRFYQPDINLETLEVQPHVLLSTPQAMRLPLRWIAILYGHINAHLAATSGIHNGHDVLKMLMAGANITMLCSVLLRHGIDHIRCIEQEMSQWMEKHEYESVQQLQGSMSQKHCPNPSAFERAQYMRALQTYQPDWGRVYEPSHYHG
- a CDS encoding ATP-dependent 6-phosphofructokinase translates to MRKRIGILTSGGDCPGLNCVIRAVVSHATLTYDWEVLGIPYATQGLRERQAIALNMHGWDLRGIDPLLNMGGTILGTINKGDTLAHVDEMLASYQALALDALIVIGGDGSLGILHELASRGNWNLVAIPKTIDNDVALTERAVGFDTAVNTIVDALNRLTFTAASHDRVMIVEVMGRSAGHLALHAGIAGGADVILIPEISYTISGLCQHIAELRDRWQRKFAIVVVAEGAKLCLEDVQENIASSCAPSKCGRGQYIADQIAQCSKNLIDTRVSVLGHIQRGGIPSALDRLTATVFGKTAVDLIAQGKFGQMVAWQNGEAIPVPIQDVVAQSPLHVNPQGSLVQSARCLGIYVGEKT